One window of the Octopus sinensis linkage group LG3, ASM634580v1, whole genome shotgun sequence genome contains the following:
- the LOC115209723 gene encoding putative tyrosinase-like protein tyr-1 isoform X2 — protein MNRLYFAFIVLLNIVYASPQSGRFVQDCYNKLCDSNNQQPKQSIHRLQYCVYKLQLTKPCFKWPTKNKYSERPPPSSWRTPQAPRIRKEYRLLSERERYDFHRSVYLLKRDTRLSPNVYDATAFLHIGDTARNAHGGPSFLLWHRIYLKMMEDALREKVPGVTIPFWDPTLDSHLSNPRDSTMWSDELMGTINGFVTKGAFANWKTPAGTLIRNGGFITRLPTSSNIEDVLTRTKLEEISEPNAQERYNLEFLHNSMHVVIGGHMGSVPSSPMDPIFWLVHSYIELVNARFNENQRRHNVNPATDYPSDYGLNVYAPNQSIGLMNLTVLEALRETESYTNIYKYDYSYLGNCALNPNLCNSPYLTCNNGRCESKSKNSTRCSTLIPYQNMFCINRRCDVDEWAFIPVEIIYERPFDTMKFGNFPIKNGLPNLLNDLYDDNQPLNSSSGNSTGNNCQNSKCCGPAGRLNVQASGINYFGTYQEMVVLDRRLAVSSDITYIGIRNPERNASVVFITASEQCGRICRPSCLVPGSNPPRYTPCIGLLNVTRNNATMYGKTLAEAYMKVWDYRNQIRPKLRHENIPIVFHCDDSRWPFNNNTNTTTTASPSTRATTTTATTTTTTTTTTTLYTTASTTTRVYWPIRPSPKKCYINQNCAIAKGCDCISMDKQPCLQKCSHYALCIYGTYTVTSCGYGRRFEPSLRRCIPGRCQY, from the exons ATGAATCGTCTGTACTTTGCATTCATTGTACTGCTCAATATTGTCTATGCGAGTCCGCAGTCAGGAAGATTTGTTCAGGATTGTTATAATAAACTGTGCGATTCTAACAACCAGCAGCCTAAACAAAGTATCCACCGATTGCAGTATTGCGTTTATAAATTGCAACTCACTAAGCCATGTTTTAAATGGCCAACAAAGAATAAATATTCTGAAAGACCGCCTCCGTCAAGCTGGAGAACTCCTCAAGCGCcaagaataaggaaggaatataGGTTGCTCAGTGAACGTGAAAGATATGATTTCCATCGTAGTGTTTATCTTTTAAAACGAGATACG AGACTGTCACCAAATGTATACGATGCCACCGCCTTCCTGCACATTGGTGATACTGCAAGAAATGCCCACGGTGGACCTTCATTTCTTCTCTGGCACAGAATCTATTTGAAAAT gATGGAAGATGCTCTTCGTGAAAAAGTACCAGGTGTAACAATTCCATTTTGGGATCCAACTCTTGACAGTCATCTTTCTAATCCTCGAGATTCCACTATGTGGTCAGATGAGTTAATGGGAACTATCAATGGTTTCGTCACTAAAGGGGCGTTTGCTAACTGGAAAACACCAGCTGGTACTCTAATAAGGAACGGGGGTTTCATTACAAGGTTACCGACAAGTAGTAACATCGAAGATGTTCTCACTCGAACGAAACTCGAAGAGATCTCTGAACCTAATGCGCAAGAACGATATAACTTGGAATTCCTGCATAATTCTATGCATGTTGTTATTGGAGGTCACATGGGTTCGGTACCATCATCACCCATGGACCCAATTTTCTGGCTAGTCCACAGTTACATAGAACTTGTCAACGCGCGTTTCAATGAAAACCAAAGGCGACACAACGTTAATCCCGCAACAGATTATCCTTCGGATTATGGTTTAAATGTTTACGCTCCCAATCAAAGTATTGGTCTTATGAATTTAACCGTTTTAGAGGCATTAAGAGAAACTGAAAGTTACactaatatttacaaatatgactATAGTTACTTGGGAAACTGTGCTCTCAATCCAAATTTATGTAATTCTCCATACCTAACCTGCAATAATGGTAGATGCGAGTCGAAATCTAAAAACTCAACTCGTTGCAGTACTTTAATTCCCTATCAGAATATGTTTTGTATCAACCGTAGATGCGATGTAGATGAATGGGCATTTATTCCGGTTGAAATTATTTACGAACGACCTTTCGACAcgatgaaatttggaaattttccTATTAAAAATGGTCTGCCGAATTTGCTGAATGATCTGTACGATGATAATCAACCCCTAAATTCCTCGTCCGGTAACTCAACTGGAAATAATTGTCAAAACAGTAAGTGCTGTGGTCCAGCAGGAAGACTCAACGTGCAAGCTAGTGGTATAAATTATTTTGGAACCTATCAAGAAATGGTGGTACTTGACCGTAGATTAGCTGTATCATCGGATATCACCTATATCGGTATCAGAAACCCCGAAAGAAACGCCAGTGTAGTTTTTATTACAGCTTCAGAACAATGTGGAAGAATATGTCGTCCTTCTTGTTTAGTGCCGGGTTCAAATCCACCGAGATACACACCATGTATAGGACTGTTGAACGTAACACGTAACAATGCTACTATGTACGGTAAAACACTCGCAGAAGCTTACATGAAAGTGTGGGATTATAGAAACCAGATACGACCGAAACTGAGACATGAAAATATTCCGATAGTGTTCCATTGTGATGACAGCCGGTGGCCatttaacaacaacaccaatacaacaacaactgcaTCACCGTCGACAAGAGCAACGActacaacagcgacaacaacaacgacaacaacaacaaccacaacactaTATACCACTGCATCTACAACAACACGTGTGTATTGGCCAATTAGACCGTCACCTAAAA
- the LOC115209723 gene encoding putative tyrosinase-like protein tyr-1 isoform X1 yields the protein MNRLYFAFIVLLNIVYASPQSGRFVQDCYNKLCDSNNQQPKQSIHRLQYCVYKLQLTKPCFKWPTKNKYSERPPPSSWRTPQAPRIRKEYRLLSERERYDFHRSVYLLKRDTRLSPNVYDATAFLHIGDTARNAHGGPSFLLWHRIYLKMMEDALREKVPGVTIPFWDPTLDSHLSNPRDSTMWSDELMGTINGFVTKGAFANWKTPAGTLIRNGGFITRLPTSSNIEDVLTRTKLEEISEPNAQERYNLEFLHNSMHVVIGGHMGSVPSSPMDPIFWLVHSYIELVNARFNENQRRHNVNPATDYPSDYGLNVYAPNQSIGLMNLTVLEALRETESYTNIYKYDYSYLGNCALNPNLCNSPYLTCNNGRCESKSKNSTRCSTLIPYQNMFCINRRCDVDEWAFIPVEIIYERPFDTMKFGNFPIKNGLPNLLNDLYDDNQPLNSSSGNSTGNNCQNSKCCGPAGRLNVQASGINYFGTYQEMVVLDRRLAVSSDITYIGIRNPERNASVVFITASEQCGRICRPSCLVPGSNPPRYTPCIGLLNVTRNNATMYGKTLAEAYMKVWDYRNQIRPKLRHENIPIVFHCDDSRWPFNNNTNTTTTASPSTRATTTTATTTTTTTTTTTLYTTASTTTRVYWPIRPSPKKCYINQNCAIAKGCDCISMDKQPCIQKCSHYALCVYGSYIVSSCGYGRRYEPYLRRCIPGRCQH from the exons ATGAATCGTCTGTACTTTGCATTCATTGTACTGCTCAATATTGTCTATGCGAGTCCGCAGTCAGGAAGATTTGTTCAGGATTGTTATAATAAACTGTGCGATTCTAACAACCAGCAGCCTAAACAAAGTATCCACCGATTGCAGTATTGCGTTTATAAATTGCAACTCACTAAGCCATGTTTTAAATGGCCAACAAAGAATAAATATTCTGAAAGACCGCCTCCGTCAAGCTGGAGAACTCCTCAAGCGCcaagaataaggaaggaatataGGTTGCTCAGTGAACGTGAAAGATATGATTTCCATCGTAGTGTTTATCTTTTAAAACGAGATACG AGACTGTCACCAAATGTATACGATGCCACCGCCTTCCTGCACATTGGTGATACTGCAAGAAATGCCCACGGTGGACCTTCATTTCTTCTCTGGCACAGAATCTATTTGAAAAT gATGGAAGATGCTCTTCGTGAAAAAGTACCAGGTGTAACAATTCCATTTTGGGATCCAACTCTTGACAGTCATCTTTCTAATCCTCGAGATTCCACTATGTGGTCAGATGAGTTAATGGGAACTATCAATGGTTTCGTCACTAAAGGGGCGTTTGCTAACTGGAAAACACCAGCTGGTACTCTAATAAGGAACGGGGGTTTCATTACAAGGTTACCGACAAGTAGTAACATCGAAGATGTTCTCACTCGAACGAAACTCGAAGAGATCTCTGAACCTAATGCGCAAGAACGATATAACTTGGAATTCCTGCATAATTCTATGCATGTTGTTATTGGAGGTCACATGGGTTCGGTACCATCATCACCCATGGACCCAATTTTCTGGCTAGTCCACAGTTACATAGAACTTGTCAACGCGCGTTTCAATGAAAACCAAAGGCGACACAACGTTAATCCCGCAACAGATTATCCTTCGGATTATGGTTTAAATGTTTACGCTCCCAATCAAAGTATTGGTCTTATGAATTTAACCGTTTTAGAGGCATTAAGAGAAACTGAAAGTTACactaatatttacaaatatgactATAGTTACTTGGGAAACTGTGCTCTCAATCCAAATTTATGTAATTCTCCATACCTAACCTGCAATAATGGTAGATGCGAGTCGAAATCTAAAAACTCAACTCGTTGCAGTACTTTAATTCCCTATCAGAATATGTTTTGTATCAACCGTAGATGCGATGTAGATGAATGGGCATTTATTCCGGTTGAAATTATTTACGAACGACCTTTCGACAcgatgaaatttggaaattttccTATTAAAAATGGTCTGCCGAATTTGCTGAATGATCTGTACGATGATAATCAACCCCTAAATTCCTCGTCCGGTAACTCAACTGGAAATAATTGTCAAAACAGTAAGTGCTGTGGTCCAGCAGGAAGACTCAACGTGCAAGCTAGTGGTATAAATTATTTTGGAACCTATCAAGAAATGGTGGTACTTGACCGTAGATTAGCTGTATCATCGGATATCACCTATATCGGTATCAGAAACCCCGAAAGAAACGCCAGTGTAGTTTTTATTACAGCTTCAGAACAATGTGGAAGAATATGTCGTCCTTCTTGTTTAGTGCCGGGTTCAAATCCACCGAGATACACACCATGTATAGGACTGTTGAACGTAACACGTAACAATGCTACTATGTACGGTAAAACACTCGCAGAAGCTTACATGAAAGTGTGGGATTATAGAAACCAGATACGACCGAAACTGAGACATGAAAATATTCCGATAGTGTTCCATTGTGATGACAGCCGGTGGCCatttaacaacaacaccaatacaacaacaactgcaTCACCGTCGACAAGAGCAACGActacaacagcgacaacaacaacgacaacaacaacaaccacaacactaTATACCACTGCATCTACAACAACACGTGTGTATTGGCCAATTAGACCGTCACCTAAAA AATGCTACATCAACCAGAATTGTGCCATTGCCAAAGGATGTGACTGTATATCGATGGACAAACAGCCTTGCATACAAAAGTGTTCCCATTACGCTTTATGTGTATATGGCTCTTACATAGTATCTTCCTGTGGCTACGGTAGAAGGTATGAACCCTATTTAAGAAGATGCATCCCGGGACGTTGTCAACATTAA
- the LOC115209723 gene encoding putative tyrosinase-like protein tyr-1 isoform X4, with translation MNRLYFAFIVLLNIVYASPQSGRFVQDCYNKLCDSNNQQPKQSIHRLQYCVYKLQLTKPCFKWPTKNKYSERPPPSSWRTPQAPRIRKEYRLLSERERYDFHRSVYLLKRDTRLSPNVYDATAFLHIGDTARNAHGGPSFLLWHRIYLKMMEDALREKVPGVTIPFWDPTLDSHLSNPRDSTMWSDELMGTINGFVTKGAFANWKTPAGTLIRNGGFITRLPTSSNIEDVLTRTKLEEISEPNAQERYNLEFLHNSMHVVIGGHMGSVPSSPMDPIFWLVHSYIELVNARFNENQRRHNVNPATDYPSDYGLNVYAPNQSIGLMNLTVLEALRETESYTNIYKYDYSYLGNCALNPNLCNSPYLTCNNGRCESKSKNSTRCSTLIPYQNMFCINRRCDVDEWAFIPVEIIYERPFDTMKFGNFPIKNGLPNLLNDLYDDNQPLNSSSGNSTGNNCQNSKCCGPAGRLNVQASGINYFGTYQEMVVLDRRLAVSSDITYIGIRNPERNASVVFITASEQCGRICRPSCLVPGSNPPRYTPCIGLLNVTRNNATMYGKTLAEAYMKVWDYRNQIRPKLRHENIPIVFHCDDSRWPFNNNTNTTTTTTTTTTLYTTASTTTRVYWPIRPSPKKCYINQNCAIAKGCDCISMDKQPCIQKCSHYALCVYGSYIVSSCGYGRRYEPYLRRCIPGRCQH, from the exons ATGAATCGTCTGTACTTTGCATTCATTGTACTGCTCAATATTGTCTATGCGAGTCCGCAGTCAGGAAGATTTGTTCAGGATTGTTATAATAAACTGTGCGATTCTAACAACCAGCAGCCTAAACAAAGTATCCACCGATTGCAGTATTGCGTTTATAAATTGCAACTCACTAAGCCATGTTTTAAATGGCCAACAAAGAATAAATATTCTGAAAGACCGCCTCCGTCAAGCTGGAGAACTCCTCAAGCGCcaagaataaggaaggaatataGGTTGCTCAGTGAACGTGAAAGATATGATTTCCATCGTAGTGTTTATCTTTTAAAACGAGATACG AGACTGTCACCAAATGTATACGATGCCACCGCCTTCCTGCACATTGGTGATACTGCAAGAAATGCCCACGGTGGACCTTCATTTCTTCTCTGGCACAGAATCTATTTGAAAAT gATGGAAGATGCTCTTCGTGAAAAAGTACCAGGTGTAACAATTCCATTTTGGGATCCAACTCTTGACAGTCATCTTTCTAATCCTCGAGATTCCACTATGTGGTCAGATGAGTTAATGGGAACTATCAATGGTTTCGTCACTAAAGGGGCGTTTGCTAACTGGAAAACACCAGCTGGTACTCTAATAAGGAACGGGGGTTTCATTACAAGGTTACCGACAAGTAGTAACATCGAAGATGTTCTCACTCGAACGAAACTCGAAGAGATCTCTGAACCTAATGCGCAAGAACGATATAACTTGGAATTCCTGCATAATTCTATGCATGTTGTTATTGGAGGTCACATGGGTTCGGTACCATCATCACCCATGGACCCAATTTTCTGGCTAGTCCACAGTTACATAGAACTTGTCAACGCGCGTTTCAATGAAAACCAAAGGCGACACAACGTTAATCCCGCAACAGATTATCCTTCGGATTATGGTTTAAATGTTTACGCTCCCAATCAAAGTATTGGTCTTATGAATTTAACCGTTTTAGAGGCATTAAGAGAAACTGAAAGTTACactaatatttacaaatatgactATAGTTACTTGGGAAACTGTGCTCTCAATCCAAATTTATGTAATTCTCCATACCTAACCTGCAATAATGGTAGATGCGAGTCGAAATCTAAAAACTCAACTCGTTGCAGTACTTTAATTCCCTATCAGAATATGTTTTGTATCAACCGTAGATGCGATGTAGATGAATGGGCATTTATTCCGGTTGAAATTATTTACGAACGACCTTTCGACAcgatgaaatttggaaattttccTATTAAAAATGGTCTGCCGAATTTGCTGAATGATCTGTACGATGATAATCAACCCCTAAATTCCTCGTCCGGTAACTCAACTGGAAATAATTGTCAAAACAGTAAGTGCTGTGGTCCAGCAGGAAGACTCAACGTGCAAGCTAGTGGTATAAATTATTTTGGAACCTATCAAGAAATGGTGGTACTTGACCGTAGATTAGCTGTATCATCGGATATCACCTATATCGGTATCAGAAACCCCGAAAGAAACGCCAGTGTAGTTTTTATTACAGCTTCAGAACAATGTGGAAGAATATGTCGTCCTTCTTGTTTAGTGCCGGGTTCAAATCCACCGAGATACACACCATGTATAGGACTGTTGAACGTAACACGTAACAATGCTACTATGTACGGTAAAACACTCGCAGAAGCTTACATGAAAGTGTGGGATTATAGAAACCAGATACGACCGAAACTGAGACATGAAAATATTCCGATAGTGTTCCATTGTGATGACAGCCGGTGGCCatttaacaacaacaccaatacaacaaca acaacaacaacaaccacaacactaTATACCACTGCATCTACAACAACACGTGTGTATTGGCCAATTAGACCGTCACCTAAAA AATGCTACATCAACCAGAATTGTGCCATTGCCAAAGGATGTGACTGTATATCGATGGACAAACAGCCTTGCATACAAAAGTGTTCCCATTACGCTTTATGTGTATATGGCTCTTACATAGTATCTTCCTGTGGCTACGGTAGAAGGTATGAACCCTATTTAAGAAGATGCATCCCGGGACGTTGTCAACATTAA